From one Novosphingobium sp. genomic stretch:
- the dacB gene encoding D-alanyl-D-alanine carboxypeptidase/D-alanyl-D-alanine-endopeptidase, with translation MSLLRNTAFWLTLALPMPLAAAPADMEIQVRSLLAQPDLAGTHWGLQVEDKNGQPIISIAPDERFQPASNTKIFVTAAAFEALSRGALPNTGTQVRLEPGAKGLQNVALIGKGDAALTDRANCQRDCLSQLADAVAASGVKRVGDVIGDDSFMPDERWVRSGRLRPASRTIISALTINDNELAITVTPGAAAGAPAGAALTDPFPELRLIDEVTTAPADTPAEIHAEIEPGQRSIRLFGTLPLGGKAQVVRFDLDDPADYAAIRFAALLRARGIAVSGQVRPRHAAITAQALLGTAPAAPETPALASLTPPDPVEDLTLTAKRSQNLHAHLWLKKLALSQGLAPSTPTGLVVLNAQLDRAGLPRWSHDFYDGSGLSPDNRITPRAMVHYLHWIDGQSWGQQWRAILPIAGVDGTLAGRMKNTPLAGNLRAKTGTLLAGNALAGYVTAASGRELVFAIYSNDRPGDAPSVLPVMDKIMQVIAAGN, from the coding sequence ATGTCCCTGCTCCGAAATACCGCCTTCTGGCTGACACTCGCCCTCCCCATGCCGCTCGCCGCCGCGCCTGCCGATATGGAAATCCAAGTCCGCAGCCTGCTGGCCCAGCCCGATCTGGCCGGCACGCACTGGGGCCTTCAGGTGGAGGACAAGAATGGCCAGCCGATCATCTCCATCGCGCCGGACGAGCGATTCCAGCCAGCCTCCAACACCAAGATCTTCGTCACCGCCGCCGCGTTCGAGGCCCTGTCGCGCGGCGCCCTGCCCAACACAGGCACGCAGGTCAGGCTGGAGCCGGGCGCCAAGGGCCTGCAGAACGTGGCGCTCATCGGCAAGGGCGACGCCGCGCTGACCGACCGCGCCAACTGCCAGCGTGATTGCCTGAGCCAGCTTGCCGATGCCGTCGCGGCCAGCGGGGTGAAGCGCGTGGGCGATGTGATCGGCGACGACAGCTTCATGCCCGATGAGCGCTGGGTGCGCTCGGGCCGCCTGCGCCCCGCCAGCCGCACCATCATCTCCGCGCTGACGATCAACGACAATGAGCTGGCGATCACCGTCACCCCCGGCGCCGCGGCGGGCGCTCCGGCAGGCGCCGCCCTGACCGATCCCTTCCCCGAGCTGCGCCTGATCGACGAGGTGACCACCGCCCCCGCCGATACACCCGCCGAAATCCATGCCGAGATCGAGCCCGGCCAGCGCAGCATCCGCCTGTTTGGCACGCTGCCGCTGGGCGGCAAGGCGCAGGTGGTGCGCTTCGATCTCGACGATCCGGCCGATTACGCAGCGATCCGCTTTGCCGCCTTGCTGCGCGCACGGGGCATTGCGGTGAGCGGTCAGGTCAGGCCTCGCCACGCTGCCATCACGGCTCAGGCGCTGCTGGGCACTGCTCCCGCCGCGCCCGAGACCCCCGCTCTGGCCAGCCTGACCCCGCCCGATCCGGTCGAGGATCTGACGCTGACCGCCAAGCGCAGCCAGAATCTGCATGCCCATCTCTGGCTGAAGAAGCTGGCGCTGTCGCAGGGGCTGGCACCCTCCACCCCCACCGGGCTGGTGGTGCTGAACGCCCAGCTTGATCGCGCCGGTCTGCCGCGCTGGAGCCACGATTTCTATGACGGATCGGGCCTGTCACCCGACAATCGCATCACCCCGCGCGCTATGGTGCATTATCTGCACTGGATCGATGGGCAGAGCTGGGGCCAGCAATGGCGCGCGATCCTGCCCATCGCGGGCGTGGACGGCACGCTGGCCGGGCGCATGAAGAACACCCCGCTGGCGGGCAATCTGCGCGCCAAGACCGGTACGCTGCTGGCGGGCAATGCTCTGGCCGGTTACGTGACGGCCGCGAGTGGGCGGGAACTGGTTTTTGCGATTTATTCCAACGATCGGCCGGGGGATGCTCCCTCCGTTTTGCCGGTGATGGACAAGATCATGCAGGTGATTGCGGCAGGGAATTAA
- the rutA gene encoding pyrimidine utilization protein A, with amino-acid sequence MQVGVFVPINNNGWLISENAPQYLPSFDLNKQIAQSAEKHGLDFLLSMIKLRGFGGKTQFWEYGLESFTLMAGLAAVTERIKIFATCPTLIIPPAFAARMCNTVDSISHGRFGLNLITGWQPPEYTQMGLWPGEEHFRSRYKVLGEYARILRELWETGVSDFKGQHYQMDDCRVLPQPQADMKIICAGSSDEGLAFSAQWADYAFCLGKGVNTPTAFAFNNERLAKALEKTGRDVQIFVLMMVIAAETDEEAQAKWQSYNAGVDVEAISWLAEQGAKDTVNKDTNVRQLAAPEGAVNINMGTLVGSYASVARMLDEMAEVPNTGGVLLTFDDFVEGVEAFGTRIQPLMKSRQHVQVEA; translated from the coding sequence ATGCAGGTCGGCGTGTTCGTGCCCATCAACAACAATGGCTGGCTGATCAGCGAGAACGCGCCGCAGTACCTGCCCTCCTTCGACCTCAACAAGCAGATCGCGCAGAGCGCCGAAAAGCATGGGCTGGATTTCCTGCTCTCGATGATCAAGCTGCGCGGGTTTGGTGGGAAGACGCAGTTCTGGGAGTATGGCCTCGAAAGCTTCACGCTGATGGCGGGCCTTGCCGCGGTGACCGAGCGGATCAAGATCTTCGCCACCTGCCCCACCCTCATCATCCCGCCCGCCTTTGCCGCGCGCATGTGCAACACGGTGGATTCGATCAGCCATGGCCGCTTCGGGCTGAACCTGATCACCGGCTGGCAGCCCCCCGAATACACGCAAATGGGCCTGTGGCCGGGCGAGGAGCATTTCCGCAGCCGCTACAAGGTGCTCGGCGAATATGCCCGCATCCTGCGCGAACTCTGGGAAACCGGGGTTTCGGATTTCAAGGGCCAGCACTACCAGATGGACGATTGCCGCGTGCTGCCCCAGCCGCAGGCCGATATGAAGATCATCTGCGCCGGCTCCTCGGACGAAGGGCTGGCGTTTTCAGCGCAATGGGCGGATTATGCTTTCTGCCTCGGCAAGGGTGTGAACACTCCCACGGCCTTCGCCTTCAACAATGAACGCCTCGCCAAGGCGCTGGAGAAGACCGGGCGCGACGTGCAGATCTTCGTGTTGATGATGGTGATTGCCGCCGAAACCGACGAGGAAGCCCAGGCCAAATGGCAGAGCTACAATGCCGGAGTGGACGTGGAGGCCATCTCATGGCTGGCCGAGCAGGGCGCCAAGGACACCGTCAACAAGGACACCAATGTCCGCCAACTCGCCGCGCCCGAGGGGGCGGTGAACATCAATATGGGAACGCTGGTGGGGTCTTACGCCTCGGTCGCGCGGATGCTGGACGAGATGGCAGAAGTGCCGAACACCGGTGGCGTGCTGCTGACGTTTGACGATTTCGTCGAGGGTGTGGAGGCGTTTGGTACACGCATCCAGCCATTGATGAAGAGCAGGCAGCATGTTCAGGTAGAAGCATAA
- a CDS encoding DNA polymerase Y family protein, whose product MNQKMQSSRRRCLALWFPFLPCERTIRSAPPEPGLPFALVARVGQALRLAALTADGAGHGLAVGMTLADARARCPDLLTAPHDPHEDAKLLAVLARRMGRFTPMVALDPPDGLVLDITGCAHLFGGEAALARLAMAEAGLTARPALADHAAAARALARYERGQAGRDEALRIRALPIAALELSEASLSGLRRAGLKTLGDLASRPMGALAARFGEEAVTKLRAILGEAGSPLAPRAAPPPIRAQARFAEPIGRTQDVLEVAETLLEDTARQMEARRIGGRRFVLRLERADGAIRDLAIETALPTREAAPVVRLLRERLESLADPLDPGFGFDAVALAVPRHEPLAARQTSTQADEREEESIAALLDRLATRLGEGAILRLHPRDRHSPEKAQALLPAARGLATRTQPPALPRPLFLFDPPQEVSAIAGVPDGPPLRFTWRGRAHEVRLAEGPERIAPEWWRHPLGHLPETPLLTRDYYRVEDGAGTRFWLFRHGLFEERTHPKWYLHGLFS is encoded by the coding sequence ATGAACCAGAAGATGCAGAGCAGCCGACGCCGCTGTCTGGCGCTGTGGTTCCCTTTCCTGCCCTGCGAGCGGACGATCAGGAGCGCGCCGCCTGAACCGGGCCTGCCCTTCGCGCTGGTGGCCAGGGTCGGGCAGGCGCTGCGCCTTGCCGCACTGACGGCGGATGGCGCGGGCCACGGGCTGGCGGTGGGGATGACTCTGGCCGATGCGCGGGCGCGCTGCCCCGATCTGCTCACCGCGCCGCATGATCCGCATGAGGATGCGAAGCTGCTGGCGGTGCTGGCCCGGCGGATGGGGCGTTTTACGCCGATGGTGGCGCTCGATCCGCCCGACGGGCTGGTGCTGGATATCACCGGCTGCGCGCATCTGTTCGGCGGCGAGGCGGCGCTGGCCCGGCTGGCGATGGCCGAAGCCGGGCTGACGGCTCGCCCCGCGCTGGCCGACCATGCCGCTGCTGCGCGCGCTTTGGCGCGGTATGAACGCGGGCAGGCAGGCAGGGATGAAGCCTTGCGTATCCGCGCCCTGCCCATTGCCGCGCTGGAGCTTTCCGAAGCCTCGCTCTCCGGCCTGCGCCGGGCGGGCCTGAAGACCCTGGGCGATCTGGCCAGCCGCCCGATGGGGGCTCTGGCCGCGCGTTTCGGCGAGGAGGCGGTGACGAAACTACGCGCAATTCTGGGCGAGGCGGGCAGTCCGCTCGCCCCCCGTGCCGCGCCGCCGCCGATCCGCGCCCAGGCCCGCTTTGCCGAGCCCATCGGCCGCACGCAGGATGTGCTGGAGGTCGCCGAAACCCTGCTCGAGGACACCGCCCGCCAGATGGAGGCGCGACGCATCGGCGGCCGCCGCTTCGTGCTGCGGCTGGAGCGCGCCGATGGTGCCATCCGCGATCTGGCGATCGAGACCGCCTTGCCCACGCGTGAGGCGGCGCCGGTGGTGCGCCTGCTGCGCGAAAGGCTGGAGTCGCTGGCCGATCCGCTCGACCCCGGCTTCGGCTTCGACGCGGTGGCGCTGGCCGTGCCGCGCCATGAGCCGCTGGCGGCGCGCCAGACCTCGACGCAAGCTGACGAGCGCGAGGAGGAGAGCATCGCCGCCCTGCTCGACCGGCTGGCGACGCGGCTGGGGGAAGGCGCGATCCTGCGCCTCCATCCGCGCGACCGGCACAGCCCGGAAAAGGCGCAGGCGCTGCTGCCCGCCGCGCGGGGCCTAGCGACGCGCACGCAGCCACCTGCCCTGCCCCGCCCGCTGTTCCTCTTCGACCCGCCTCAGGAGGTCAGCGCCATCGCGGGCGTGCCGGACGGGCCGCCCTTGCGCTTCACCTGGCGCGGGCGGGCGCATGAGGTGCGCCTCGCCGAAGGGCCCGAGCGCATCGCGCCCGAATGGTGGCGCCACCCGCTGGGCCATCTGCCCGAAACGCCGCTGCTGACCCGTGACTATTACCGGGTGGAGGATGGTGCGGGGACGCGCTTCTGGCTGTTCCGCCATGGTCTGTTCGAGGAGCGGACGCATCCCAAATGGTATCTCCACGGGCTGTTTTCATGA
- the rutD gene encoding pyrimidine utilization protein D, which produces MTLTTLCGLYHEEHGPPAGEPVILSAGLGGSGAYWAPNLSALAQSHRLVVYDHRGTGRSSRCLPDKVSVEDLADDILMLMDELGLKRAHIIGHAAGGMAALALALKAPERVGGIVIANGWITPDPHFLRCFEARLNLLRHAGPEAFLRAQPIFLFPAPWISQHHGELDHELDHQMAAFPGRETMEKRIAALASFDIADRIGQITHPILAYASRDDMLVPFTCTTEGLKRAPNCEVELAPWGGHACNLTDPLRFTGAVRDFLSRHKL; this is translated from the coding sequence GTGACGCTCACCACGCTTTGCGGCCTCTATCACGAGGAACATGGCCCCCCGGCGGGCGAACCGGTGATCCTGTCGGCCGGGCTGGGCGGATCGGGGGCCTATTGGGCGCCCAATCTGTCGGCGCTGGCGCAGTCGCACCGGCTGGTGGTCTATGACCATCGCGGCACGGGGCGCTCCTCGCGCTGCCTGCCGGACAAGGTGTCGGTCGAGGATCTGGCCGACGACATCCTCATGCTGATGGACGAACTGGGCCTGAAGCGCGCCCATATCATCGGCCATGCGGCGGGCGGCATGGCGGCGCTGGCGCTGGCGCTCAAAGCGCCCGAGCGGGTCGGCGGCATCGTCATCGCCAATGGCTGGATCACCCCGGACCCGCATTTCCTGCGCTGTTTCGAGGCGCGGCTCAACCTGCTGCGCCACGCCGGGCCCGAGGCCTTTCTGCGCGCCCAGCCGATCTTCCTCTTCCCCGCGCCATGGATTTCGCAGCATCACGGCGAGCTGGACCATGAGCTGGACCACCAGATGGCCGCCTTCCCCGGACGCGAGACGATGGAAAAGCGCATTGCGGCGCTGGCCTCTTTCGACATCGCCGACAGGATCGGGCAGATCACCCATCCCATCCTGGCCTATGCCTCACGCGACGACATGCTGGTGCCCTTCACCTGCACCACCGAGGGGCTGAAACGAGCCCCCAATTGCGAGGTCGAGCTGGCGCCATGGGGCGGCCACGCCTGCAACCTCACCGATCCGCTGCGCTTCACCGGCGCGGTGCGCGATTTCCTGTCCCGTCACAAATTGTAG
- a CDS encoding error-prone DNA polymerase, whose product MSFFEPVAASAFSFLRGACQPGEMVARAHALGMGGIGIADRNTVAGVVRAYKVWKELGGPGSGFRLIVGARLCFIDGTPDIVAYPLDRKGWGRLTRLLSHGNLKKEVEKGDCHLTLDDLLAHVEGLALIAMDGDAALLERLRAATPHLWLSAAMPRGGSDARDLAQRMALGAACGVPLIATNDPLYAVPAQRPLHDVLTCIREGVPLSSAGRLLAAHAERHLKPPTEMARLFAACPQALEATGDLFSRIGFVLDELVYEYPHEPVPEGWEAQAWLEHRVREGAKERFPDGLPPKYEEALAVEFGLIADKNYAHYFLTVHDVVHYARSLSPPILCQGRGSAANSLVCYFLGVTPIDPVREKLLFSRFLSEERDEPPDIDVDFEHERREEVIQYIYERYTRQRAGIVATVIHYRQRSTIREVGRALGLTEDVTARLSGLIWGSRGGPVPEERLAQAGFDADNPAIARLRDLIEQVLDLPRHLSQHVGGFVLSQERLDEIVPICKAGMADRTFIEWDKDDIDELKLMKVDVLALGMLTALRKGFDLIRGVGQGDYTLATVTPPEKEVATFEMLQKADSIGTFQVESRAQIAMLPRMKPKVFYDLVIQVAIVRPGPIQGGMVHPYLRRRTGEEAVTFPSPALKELLERTEGVPLFQEQAMSIAIVGAGYSPAQADRLRRDMASFRQNGKIETHKRQFIEGMVKNGYTLDFAESCFAQIEGFGEYGFPESHAQAFGWLAYVSSWMKCHHPAAFTCALLNSQPMGFYAPAQLVADARAHGVEVRPTDATISPWDNTLEGPRILRLGLRQIDGFREEWAKAMVSAREERPFASLEDLAHRAALPARAMALLADADALVSLGAARREAGWEVRRLPPRQLSLFAAMDAPELAAEPDPALPPMPLSQQVVEDYQTQRLSLRGHPLQFLRARLEARGIITAAQVNAAKDGAPVACAGAVLVRQRPGKGNAIFITIEDETGIVNGLLWARAFEKQRSAVMAARLMVLHGKVQHSKEGVVHLMIDRVVDASVLLAQLEEGMAQNLATAPPRLGHHPRDARLLPPSRDFH is encoded by the coding sequence ATGAGCTTTTTCGAACCTGTCGCGGCCAGCGCCTTCAGCTTTTTGCGCGGTGCCTGCCAGCCGGGCGAGATGGTGGCGCGGGCGCATGCGCTGGGCATGGGTGGCATCGGCATCGCCGACCGCAACACGGTGGCGGGCGTGGTGCGCGCGTATAAGGTGTGGAAGGAGTTGGGCGGCCCCGGCAGCGGCTTTCGCCTGATCGTGGGGGCGCGGCTGTGTTTTATCGACGGCACGCCGGACATCGTCGCCTATCCGCTGGACCGCAAGGGTTGGGGGCGGCTGACGCGGCTGCTCAGCCATGGCAATCTGAAGAAGGAGGTCGAGAAGGGCGATTGCCATCTGACGCTGGACGATCTGCTGGCGCATGTGGAAGGGCTCGCGCTGATTGCCATGGATGGCGATGCCGCTTTGCTGGAACGGCTGCGCGCCGCCACGCCCCATCTCTGGCTGAGTGCCGCCATGCCGCGCGGGGGCAGCGATGCGCGTGATCTGGCGCAGCGGATGGCGCTGGGCGCAGCCTGCGGCGTGCCGCTGATCGCGACGAACGATCCGCTTTATGCCGTGCCAGCGCAGCGGCCCCTGCACGATGTGCTGACCTGCATTCGCGAGGGGGTGCCGCTGTCCAGCGCGGGGCGTCTGCTGGCCGCGCATGCCGAGCGGCATCTCAAGCCGCCCACCGAAATGGCGCGGTTGTTTGCCGCCTGCCCTCAGGCGCTGGAGGCGACGGGCGATCTGTTTTCGCGGATCGGCTTTGTGCTGGACGAGCTGGTCTATGAATACCCCCACGAACCCGTGCCCGAGGGGTGGGAAGCGCAGGCGTGGCTGGAACACCGGGTGCGGGAAGGCGCGAAGGAGCGTTTTCCCGATGGCTTGCCGCCCAAGTATGAAGAGGCGCTGGCGGTCGAGTTCGGCCTCATCGCCGACAAAAACTACGCCCATTACTTCCTCACCGTCCACGATGTGGTGCATTATGCGCGCAGCCTCTCACCGCCGATCCTGTGTCAGGGGCGAGGCAGTGCGGCCAATTCGCTGGTCTGCTATTTTCTGGGCGTGACGCCGATCGATCCGGTGCGCGAAAAGCTGCTGTTCTCGCGCTTTCTCTCCGAAGAACGCGACGAGCCCCCCGATATCGACGTCGATTTCGAACATGAACGGCGCGAGGAGGTGATCCAGTATATTTATGAGCGCTACACCCGCCAGCGCGCCGGGATCGTCGCAACCGTCATCCATTACCGCCAGCGCAGCACCATCCGCGAGGTGGGGCGCGCTCTGGGCCTGACCGAGGATGTGACGGCGCGGCTCTCCGGACTGATCTGGGGCAGCCGGGGCGGGCCGGTGCCCGAGGAAAGGCTGGCGCAGGCCGGCTTCGATGCCGACAACCCCGCCATCGCCCGGCTGCGCGATCTGATCGAACAGGTGCTGGATCTGCCGCGCCATCTTTCGCAGCATGTCGGGGGCTTCGTGCTGTCTCAGGAGCGGCTCGATGAGATCGTGCCGATCTGCAAGGCGGGGATGGCGGATCGCACCTTCATCGAATGGGACAAGGACGATATCGACGAGCTGAAGCTGATGAAGGTGGATGTGCTGGCGCTGGGCATGCTGACCGCGCTGCGCAAGGGCTTCGATCTGATCCGGGGCGTGGGGCAAGGCGATTACACGCTGGCCACGGTAACGCCGCCGGAGAAGGAGGTCGCCACCTTCGAGATGCTGCAAAAGGCCGACAGCATCGGCACCTTTCAGGTCGAGAGCCGCGCCCAGATCGCCATGCTGCCGCGCATGAAGCCCAAGGTGTTCTACGATCTGGTCATTCAGGTGGCCATCGTGCGCCCCGGCCCGATTCAGGGCGGCATGGTCCACCCCTATCTGCGCCGCCGCACCGGCGAAGAAGCCGTCACCTTCCCCAGCCCCGCCTTAAAAGAGCTGCTCGAACGCACCGAGGGCGTGCCGCTGTTTCAGGAGCAGGCGATGAGCATCGCCATCGTCGGCGCGGGCTACAGCCCCGCTCAGGCCGACCGCTTGCGCCGCGACATGGCCAGCTTCCGTCAGAACGGCAAGATCGAGACCCATAAGCGCCAGTTTATCGAGGGCATGGTCAAGAACGGCTACACACTGGACTTCGCCGAAAGCTGCTTCGCCCAGATCGAGGGCTTCGGCGAATATGGCTTCCCTGAAAGCCACGCACAGGCCTTTGGCTGGCTGGCCTATGTGTCGAGCTGGATGAAATGCCACCACCCCGCCGCTTTCACCTGCGCGCTGCTCAACAGCCAGCCGATGGGCTTTTACGCCCCCGCGCAACTGGTCGCGGACGCCCGCGCGCATGGCGTGGAAGTGCGCCCCACCGATGCCACCATCAGCCCATGGGACAACACGCTGGAAGGCCCGCGCATCCTGCGCCTGGGCCTGCGCCAGATCGACGGCTTCCGCGAGGAATGGGCCAAAGCGATGGTCAGCGCTCGCGAGGAGCGCCCCTTCGCCAGCCTTGAGGATCTGGCCCACCGCGCCGCCCTGCCCGCCCGCGCCATGGCACTGCTGGCCGATGCCGACGCGCTGGTGTCGCTGGGAGCCGCAAGGCGTGAGGCCGGATGGGAAGTCCGCCGCCTGCCCCCACGCCAGCTCTCGCTCTTCGCCGCGATGGATGCCCCCGAACTCGCCGCAGAGCCCGATCCCGCCTTGCCGCCCATGCCGCTCTCGCAACAGGTCGTGGAGGATTACCAGACCCAGCGCCTCTCCCTGCGCGGCCATCCGCTGCAGTTTTTGCGCGCGCGGCTGGAGGCACGCGGGATCATCACCGCCGCTCAGGTCAATGCGGCCAAGGATGGCGCGCCCGTCGCCTGCGCCGGGGCCGTGCTGGTCCGCCAGCGCCCCGGCAAAGGCAACGCCATCTTCATCACGATTGAGGACGAAACCGGCATCGTCAACGGCCTGCTCTGGGCCCGCGCGTTCGAAAAGCAGCGCAGCGCCGTAATGGCCGCAAGGCTGATGGTGCTCCACGGCAAGGTGCAGCACAGCAAGGAGGGCGTCGTCCACCTGATGATCGACCGGGTGGTGGACGCCAGTGTCTTGCTGGCGCAGTTGGAAGAAGGGATGGCGCAAAACCTCGCCACCGCGCCGCCGAGGCTGGGGCATCATCCAAGGGATGCTCGGTTGTTGCCGCCTTCTCGGGATTTTCATTAG
- a CDS encoding FKBP-type peptidyl-prolyl cis-trans isomerase gives MSLFSKPLASAPAAVLLALPLLMAQMPASAAPVRKAPAAHATAPAVVKPTRDIIPLPLNPVLPAGQRLCEARTEAGLGYTMLRPAAGPMPAEADYVLVNYIGYLAATGAVFDQGKAAKFPVNGVIPGFSKGLQMLGKTGIARFCIPAAMGYGAQESGPIPANSDLVFQVELVDYKTAAEIDTMRKAYEAAAANAAPEASTPEAAAPEAAAKPKQ, from the coding sequence ATGAGCCTTTTTTCTAAGCCCCTCGCTTCGGCGCCTGCCGCCGTCCTTCTCGCTTTGCCTTTGCTGATGGCGCAGATGCCTGCCAGCGCGGCGCCGGTGCGCAAGGCGCCTGCGGCCCACGCAACGGCCCCTGCGGTCGTCAAGCCGACGAGGGACATCATTCCGCTGCCGCTCAATCCGGTGCTGCCCGCCGGCCAGCGTCTGTGCGAGGCCAGGACCGAGGCCGGGCTGGGCTACACCATGCTGCGCCCCGCCGCCGGGCCGATGCCTGCCGAGGCCGATTACGTGCTGGTCAATTACATCGGCTATCTGGCCGCGACGGGCGCCGTGTTCGATCAGGGCAAGGCCGCCAAATTCCCGGTCAATGGTGTGATTCCGGGCTTCTCGAAGGGCCTGCAGATGCTGGGCAAGACGGGGATCGCGCGGTTCTGCATCCCCGCCGCGATGGGCTATGGCGCTCAGGAGTCCGGCCCGATTCCTGCCAATTCCGATCTGGTCTTCCAGGTCGAGCTGGTCGATTACAAGACCGCCGCCGAGATCGACACCATGCGCAAGGCCTATGAGGCCGCCGCCGCCAACGCTGCGCCCGAGGCCAGCACGCCTGAGGCCGCCGCGCCCGAGGCTGCCGCCAAGCCGAAGCAGTAA